The following proteins come from a genomic window of Thermoproteus sp.:
- the rplX gene encoding 50S ribosomal protein L24, with product MQVASKQPRKQRKALFEAPLHLRRKLLTAKLAPDLRRKLGVTRLPIRVGDTVMIMRGDFKGVTGKVVRVDLKRVRIYVENATRTNSRGETVYYPIHPSKVMITNLDTSDKRRQEVIDRRRKAAAS from the coding sequence ATGCAAGTCGCAAGTAAGCAACCGAGGAAGCAGAGGAAGGCCCTATTTGAAGCTCCGTTGCACCTACGGCGGAAGTTGCTTACAGCCAAATTGGCGCCTGATCTAAGGAGGAAGTTAGGCGTCACGAGGCTCCCGATAAGAGTAGGCGATACCGTCATGATCATGAGGGGCGACTTCAAGGGAGTTACGGGCAAGGTCGTGAGGGTCGACTTGAAGAGAGTCCGTATATATGTAGAGAACGCCACTAGGACCAACAGTAGGGGCGAGACTGTCTACTATCCCATACATCCGAGTAAAGTCATGATTACAAATCTGGATACCTCCGACAAGAGAAGGCAAGAGGTAATAGATAGGAGGAGGAAGGCCGCCGCCTCTTAG
- a CDS encoding transcription elongation factor NusA has product MMKKPFCDFCIRTRVLCPKCQGLIDSGEYGWLDVDVVDALMKLERKYNLDDIEYIRAYETDAFVVVVLRGYKRLPKGAQTQLEKDLTSLLGRNVKIVEKGSANEMIAQLVSPARLLTISTSWLPDGTSETVVKIPSRELRRLPVRPEKLQEILNRVVGSTIKIDVIKEREVRI; this is encoded by the coding sequence TTGATGAAGAAGCCGTTTTGCGACTTCTGTATTAGGACTAGGGTGTTGTGCCCTAAGTGCCAAGGGCTGATAGATAGCGGCGAATACGGCTGGCTTGACGTCGACGTTGTCGACGCGTTGATGAAATTAGAGAGGAAATATAATCTAGACGATATAGAATATATAAGGGCCTACGAGACCGACGCCTTTGTGGTAGTCGTGCTTAGAGGATACAAGAGGTTGCCTAAAGGTGCACAGACACAATTGGAGAAGGACCTTACCTCCCTCCTGGGGAGAAATGTAAAGATTGTGGAGAAAGGTAGCGCCAACGAGATGATAGCTCAGTTAGTCTCGCCAGCTAGATTACTAACAATATCGACGTCTTGGTTGCCTGATGGCACCAGCGAGACTGTGGTCAAAATACCGTCGAGGGAGCTTAGACGACTGCCCGTAAGGCCTGAGAAGTTGCAAGAAATTCTAAATAGGGTGGTTGGATCTACAATAAAAATTGATGTCATTAAAGAGAGAGAGGTTAGAATCTAA